DNA from SAR324 cluster bacterium:
ATATAGATACACTTCTCATCAAATTTATAAACCAGGCGATCTTTTTGAGAAATACGCCTGGACCAGAACCCCGACAAGCTATGTTTTAATGGTTCCGGTTTCCCGATACCTTGGGATGGCTCATTTCGTAAGAGTTCCTTCAGAATTCGCCTCAGATTTTCATGCATTTTCTTATCCTGGACACGCAGATCT
Protein-coding regions in this window:
- a CDS encoding Txe/YoeB family addiction module toxin; amino-acid sequence: MRSLVFEGNTFEQYEDLRVQDKKMHENLRRILKELLRNEPSQGIGKPEPLKHSLSGFWSRRISQKDRLVYKFDEKCIYIFAIGGHYDNK